The following proteins come from a genomic window of Candidatus Bostrichicola ureolyticus:
- the rpsN gene encoding 30S ribosomal protein S14, whose protein sequence is MAKESVKARQIKREKIVLKYKKKRFLLKKAKDYDSLQKLPKNASPVRLCNRCNITGRKRGYIRDFGISRIEFRRIASEGLIPGIRKASW, encoded by the coding sequence ATGGCTAAAGAATCAGTAAAAGCTAGACAAATAAAACGTGAAAAAATAGTTTTAAAATATAAAAAAAAACGTTTCCTTTTAAAAAAGGCTAAAGATTATGATTCATTGCAAAAATTACCAAAAAATGCATCTCCTGTAAGATTATGTAATAGATGTAATATTACAGGCAGGAAAAGAGGTTATATACGTGATTTTGGAATATCTAGGATAGAATTTAGACGTATTGCTTCTGAAGGTTTAATACCAGGAATAAGAAAAGCAAGTTGGTAA